A genomic window from Paramormyrops kingsleyae isolate MSU_618 chromosome 23, PKINGS_0.4, whole genome shotgun sequence includes:
- the LOC111839695 gene encoding uncharacterized protein isoform X2 — MDSSSSLYMCFPCYQLFSSLEEVLSHQLTCHPDGPGEEARPAAAALLSSEMQPEQPDQASPTVSSPDQKLPSSRLAEQGGTDQIRQNWARRPSSTVSTPLIRYQCGDCGSLFESLGQWQQHRKLRHCTEPPAGPGGQGLGQEQGQEGQVGQVKPEPREPAPKAAETPGREESMDLKHETDHAKDSFISQDHSYVPHAGERAERGAEEEREGEGQDGLAEEEREGEGQGGRAEEEREGEGQDGRPEEEREGEGQDGRAEGAEARSSVTGEKVLEQGVETVPVHGEAAGGEGGEPSCSSGRGPTHFQKGCIAVEERKRKSSELPQPPTAMPAVPGQSFLCMGCGSGFSSEPALIAHRKTRHGLEGALHCCAVCGESFMSTTLFLYHRRQHREQRASSSPAGALSASSSADVRNRSGSEISVCSKRAQATEDSAGVLPCQQGVGDCPPAGSSPPQSMAASPPCLADSPTPPPSETAPLMCPTCGRGFGRHCHLRAHLLSHTGEKRFSCDSCPRAFSYSSNLARHRRAHQAAPHASGQGPGSRGNGAGLPLPHPCMDCPSRFKTRAQLLLHRRTHAGGLPFSCKACGLSFLRRKQLQLHLLTHPGVLSCPRCTAQFPAQSELVDHMQSCDQGGALGRPRGRNGGQLECEMCGHRCVTPEGLDLHRLSHSGQTPLRCPFPACRRRFLTSAGLEEHVLTHCESPSDPNSSKPRPFHCEHCGKDFTTASSLSVHLRIHTGERPYQCSQCGKRFRQIPHLRDHERLHSGARPFSCAVCGKSFVLAARLVEHARTHSGEKPYTCPLCPRAFRSLSNLGKHRKTHGRSPVPQEEGQAAVHTILLVQAAPSGPEGSEQLCLTQADPPVGSTSSPPLLLLAPSIQGSKDMEGDVIPIIQHAIEVIVEETV, encoded by the exons ATGGACAGCAGCTCCTCTCTCTACATGTGCTTCCCCTGTTACCAACTGTTCAGCTCCCTGGAGGAGGTGCTCTCCCACCAGCTGACATGCCATCCTGATGGCCCGGGGGAGGAGGCCCGGCCTGCAGCAGCCGCCCTTCTGTCGTCTGAG ATGCAGCCTGAGCAACCGGACCAGGCCAGTCCCACGGTATCCAGCCCAGATCAGAAGCTGCCCTCCTCCAGGCTGGCTGAGCAAGGCGGAACGGACCAAATCCGGCAGAACTGGGCCAGGAGGCCGAGCAGCACCGTGTCCACACCCCTCATCCGCTACCAGTGTGGCGACTGCGGCTCCCTCTTTGAGTCCCTGGGACAGTGGCAGCAGCACCGCAAGCTGAGACACTGCACAGAGCCCCCAGCAGGGCCTGGGGGGCAAGGGCTGGGGCAGGAACAGGGACAGGAGGGGCAGGTGGGGCAGGTGAAGCCAGAGCCCAGAGAACCGGCACCAAAGGCAGCTGAGACCCCCGGCAGGGAGGAAAGTATGGACCTGAAACATGAGACAGACCATGCCAAAGACAGCTTCATCAGCCAGGACCATTCATATGTGCCCCACGCTGGAGAGAGGGCAGAAAggggggcagaggaggagagagagggggagggacaAGATGGACtggcagaggaggagagagagggggagggacaAGGTGGACGAgcagaggaagagagagagggggagggacaAGATGGACgaccagaggaggagagagagggggagggacaAGATGGACGAGCAGAAGGGGCTGAAGCCAGGTCTTCTGTTACTGGTGAGAAGGTCCTGGAGCAAGGTGTGGAGACTGTGCCAGTccatggagaagcagcaggaggagaaggaggtgagCCCTCCTGCAGTTCAGGCAGAGGACCCACACACTTCCAGAAGGGCTGCATTGCTGTAGAAGAGCGAAAGCGAAAGAGCAGCGAGCTCCCACAGCCACCCACGGCCATGCCCGCTGTACCAGGGCAGAGCTTTCTGTGCATGGGCTGTGGGTCCGGCTTCAGCTCAGAGCCTGCCCTGATAGCGCACCGAAAGACACGCCATGGCCTGGAGGGGGCGCTGCACTGCTGCGCGGTTTGCGGGGAGAGCTTCATGAGCACCACCTTGTTCCTGTATCACCGGCGACAGCACCGAGAGCAAAGGGCATCCAGCAGCCCAGCGGGGgccctgtctgcttcctcctcaGCTGATGTGAGGAATAGGAGCGGCTCAGAGATCAGCGTGTGCTCCAAGAGGGCGCAAG CAACAGAGGACAGTGCAGGAGTGCTTCCTTGCCAGCAGGGGGTGGGCGACTGCCCTCCCGCAGGGTCATCTCCACCACAGTCCATGGCCGCCTCCCCCCCGTGTCTCGCagacagccccacccccccgccgAGTGAGACTGCCCCCCTCATGTGCCCCACCTGTGGACGTGGCTTCGGTCGGCACTGCCACCTCCGTGCccacctgctgagccacaccgGCGAGAAGCGATTCAGCTGCGACTCCTGTCCCCGGGCATTCTCCTATAGCAGCAACCTGGCGCGCCATCGCCGTGCTCACCAGGCCGCCCCCCACGCCAGTGGGCAGGGGCCAGGCTCTCGAGGAAATGGGGCGGGGCTCCCGCTGCCCCACCCCTGCATGGACTGCCCCTCTCGTTTCAAGACACGCGCCCAGCTGTTGTTACACAG acGCACACACGCCGGGGGGCTCCCATTCTCCTGCAAGGCTTGTGGACTCTCCTTTCTGCGCAGgaaacagctgcagctgcactTGCTCACACACCCAG GAGTCCTGTCATGTCCCCGCTGCACGGCCCAGTTCCCCGCTCAGTCTGAGCTGGTCGATCATATGCAGAGCTGCGACCAGGGTGGGGCTCTGGGGCGACCTCGGGGCCGGAACGGGGGCCAGCTGGAGTGTGAGATGTGCGGGCACCGCTGTGTGACCCCAGAGGGGCTGGACCTGCACCGTCTGTCGCACTCGGGCCAGACACCCCTGCGCTGCCCCTTCCCCGCCTGCCGCCGGCGCTTTCTCACCAGCGCCGGCCTGGAGGAGCACGTCCTCACCCACTGCGAGTCCCCCTCAGACCCCAACTCTTCCAAGCCACGCCCCTTCCACTGCGAGCACTGCGGGAAGGACTTCACCACGGCGTCCTCTCTGAGCGTGCATCTGAGGATCCACACGGGGGAGAGACCTTACCAG tgctcccagtgcggGAAGCGCTTCCGGCAGATCCCCCACCTCCGCGACCATGAGCGGCTGCACAGTGGGGCACGTCCTTTCAGCTGCGCCgtgtgtgggaagagctttgtGCTGGCAGCGCGTCTGGTGGAACACGCCCGCACGCACAGCGGCGAGAAGCCCTACACCTGCCCGCTGTGCCCGCGTGCCTTCCGCTCCCTCTCCAACCTGGGCAAGCACCGCAAGACCCACGGCAGAAGCCCAGTGCCCCAGGAAGAAGGCCAGGCGGCCGTACACACCATCCTGCTGGTGCAGGCCGCGCCGTCGGGCCCGGAGGGTTCCGAACAGCTCTGTCTCACACAGGCAGACCCTCCCGTCGGCTCTACCTCGTCCCCCCCACTGCTGCTCCTGGCGCCCTCCATCCAGGGGAGCAAAGACATGGAAGGAGACGTGATCCCCATCATCCAGCACGCCATCGAGGTTATCGTTGAGGAGACTGTGTAG
- the LOC111839695 gene encoding uncharacterized protein isoform X1, giving the protein MDSSSSLYMCFPCYQLFSSLEEVLSHQLTCHPDGPGEEARPAAAALLSSEMQPEQPDQASPTVSSPDQKLPSSRLAEQGGTDQIRQNWARRPSSTVSTPLIRYQCGDCGSLFESLGQWQQHRKLRHCTEPPAGPGGQGLGQEQGQEGQVGQVKPEPREPAPKAAETPGREESMDLKHETDHAKDSFISQDHSYVPHAGERAERGAEEEREGEGQDGLAEEEREGEGQGGRAEEEREGEGQDGRPEEEREGEGQDGRAEGAEARSSVTGEKVLEQGVETVPVHGEAAGGEGGEPSCSSGRGPTHFQKGCIAVEERKRKSSELPQPPTAMPAVPGQSFLCMGCGSGFSSEPALIAHRKTRHGLEGALHCCAVCGESFMSTTLFLYHRRQHREQRASSSPAGALSASSSADVRNRSGSEISVCSKRAQATEDSAGVLPCQQGVGDCPPAGSSPPQSMAASPPCLADSPTPPPSETAPLMCPTCGRGFGRHCHLRAHLLSHTGEKRFSCDSCPRAFSYSSNLARHRRAHQAAPHASGQGPGSRGNGAGLPLPHPCMDCPSRFKTRAQLLLHRRTHAGGLPFSCKACGLSFLRRKQLQLHLLTHPAGVLSCPRCTAQFPAQSELVDHMQSCDQGGALGRPRGRNGGQLECEMCGHRCVTPEGLDLHRLSHSGQTPLRCPFPACRRRFLTSAGLEEHVLTHCESPSDPNSSKPRPFHCEHCGKDFTTASSLSVHLRIHTGERPYQCSQCGKRFRQIPHLRDHERLHSGARPFSCAVCGKSFVLAARLVEHARTHSGEKPYTCPLCPRAFRSLSNLGKHRKTHGRSPVPQEEGQAAVHTILLVQAAPSGPEGSEQLCLTQADPPVGSTSSPPLLLLAPSIQGSKDMEGDVIPIIQHAIEVIVEETV; this is encoded by the exons ATGGACAGCAGCTCCTCTCTCTACATGTGCTTCCCCTGTTACCAACTGTTCAGCTCCCTGGAGGAGGTGCTCTCCCACCAGCTGACATGCCATCCTGATGGCCCGGGGGAGGAGGCCCGGCCTGCAGCAGCCGCCCTTCTGTCGTCTGAG ATGCAGCCTGAGCAACCGGACCAGGCCAGTCCCACGGTATCCAGCCCAGATCAGAAGCTGCCCTCCTCCAGGCTGGCTGAGCAAGGCGGAACGGACCAAATCCGGCAGAACTGGGCCAGGAGGCCGAGCAGCACCGTGTCCACACCCCTCATCCGCTACCAGTGTGGCGACTGCGGCTCCCTCTTTGAGTCCCTGGGACAGTGGCAGCAGCACCGCAAGCTGAGACACTGCACAGAGCCCCCAGCAGGGCCTGGGGGGCAAGGGCTGGGGCAGGAACAGGGACAGGAGGGGCAGGTGGGGCAGGTGAAGCCAGAGCCCAGAGAACCGGCACCAAAGGCAGCTGAGACCCCCGGCAGGGAGGAAAGTATGGACCTGAAACATGAGACAGACCATGCCAAAGACAGCTTCATCAGCCAGGACCATTCATATGTGCCCCACGCTGGAGAGAGGGCAGAAAggggggcagaggaggagagagagggggagggacaAGATGGACtggcagaggaggagagagagggggagggacaAGGTGGACGAgcagaggaagagagagagggggagggacaAGATGGACgaccagaggaggagagagagggggagggacaAGATGGACGAGCAGAAGGGGCTGAAGCCAGGTCTTCTGTTACTGGTGAGAAGGTCCTGGAGCAAGGTGTGGAGACTGTGCCAGTccatggagaagcagcaggaggagaaggaggtgagCCCTCCTGCAGTTCAGGCAGAGGACCCACACACTTCCAGAAGGGCTGCATTGCTGTAGAAGAGCGAAAGCGAAAGAGCAGCGAGCTCCCACAGCCACCCACGGCCATGCCCGCTGTACCAGGGCAGAGCTTTCTGTGCATGGGCTGTGGGTCCGGCTTCAGCTCAGAGCCTGCCCTGATAGCGCACCGAAAGACACGCCATGGCCTGGAGGGGGCGCTGCACTGCTGCGCGGTTTGCGGGGAGAGCTTCATGAGCACCACCTTGTTCCTGTATCACCGGCGACAGCACCGAGAGCAAAGGGCATCCAGCAGCCCAGCGGGGgccctgtctgcttcctcctcaGCTGATGTGAGGAATAGGAGCGGCTCAGAGATCAGCGTGTGCTCCAAGAGGGCGCAAG CAACAGAGGACAGTGCAGGAGTGCTTCCTTGCCAGCAGGGGGTGGGCGACTGCCCTCCCGCAGGGTCATCTCCACCACAGTCCATGGCCGCCTCCCCCCCGTGTCTCGCagacagccccacccccccgccgAGTGAGACTGCCCCCCTCATGTGCCCCACCTGTGGACGTGGCTTCGGTCGGCACTGCCACCTCCGTGCccacctgctgagccacaccgGCGAGAAGCGATTCAGCTGCGACTCCTGTCCCCGGGCATTCTCCTATAGCAGCAACCTGGCGCGCCATCGCCGTGCTCACCAGGCCGCCCCCCACGCCAGTGGGCAGGGGCCAGGCTCTCGAGGAAATGGGGCGGGGCTCCCGCTGCCCCACCCCTGCATGGACTGCCCCTCTCGTTTCAAGACACGCGCCCAGCTGTTGTTACACAG acGCACACACGCCGGGGGGCTCCCATTCTCCTGCAAGGCTTGTGGACTCTCCTTTCTGCGCAGgaaacagctgcagctgcactTGCTCACACACCCAG CAGGAGTCCTGTCATGTCCCCGCTGCACGGCCCAGTTCCCCGCTCAGTCTGAGCTGGTCGATCATATGCAGAGCTGCGACCAGGGTGGGGCTCTGGGGCGACCTCGGGGCCGGAACGGGGGCCAGCTGGAGTGTGAGATGTGCGGGCACCGCTGTGTGACCCCAGAGGGGCTGGACCTGCACCGTCTGTCGCACTCGGGCCAGACACCCCTGCGCTGCCCCTTCCCCGCCTGCCGCCGGCGCTTTCTCACCAGCGCCGGCCTGGAGGAGCACGTCCTCACCCACTGCGAGTCCCCCTCAGACCCCAACTCTTCCAAGCCACGCCCCTTCCACTGCGAGCACTGCGGGAAGGACTTCACCACGGCGTCCTCTCTGAGCGTGCATCTGAGGATCCACACGGGGGAGAGACCTTACCAG tgctcccagtgcggGAAGCGCTTCCGGCAGATCCCCCACCTCCGCGACCATGAGCGGCTGCACAGTGGGGCACGTCCTTTCAGCTGCGCCgtgtgtgggaagagctttgtGCTGGCAGCGCGTCTGGTGGAACACGCCCGCACGCACAGCGGCGAGAAGCCCTACACCTGCCCGCTGTGCCCGCGTGCCTTCCGCTCCCTCTCCAACCTGGGCAAGCACCGCAAGACCCACGGCAGAAGCCCAGTGCCCCAGGAAGAAGGCCAGGCGGCCGTACACACCATCCTGCTGGTGCAGGCCGCGCCGTCGGGCCCGGAGGGTTCCGAACAGCTCTGTCTCACACAGGCAGACCCTCCCGTCGGCTCTACCTCGTCCCCCCCACTGCTGCTCCTGGCGCCCTCCATCCAGGGGAGCAAAGACATGGAAGGAGACGTGATCCCCATCATCCAGCACGCCATCGAGGTTATCGTTGAGGAGACTGTGTAG